The following are encoded together in the Acidobacteriota bacterium genome:
- a CDS encoding ABC transporter substrate-binding protein gives MPSRSLPLRTAAVLVLIGFLTLLAAACTGPLPERSTGPSGPAYDPATDPLVNPPTLTEPYPFDRPEVVARDDTLVRYMLGDPRTLNPIFAIFWEDYYLSSALFQALTTRNADMTTVWNQTMVEEGVMADDWKSARVRIRPGLTWHDGRPWTMHDLKFTYDMVASDDVPAAMYKHDVDQVERIDVIDDLTVEFHFKDALVTNMLAMRVPPIPRHIWNNPEELANDPTMRSSEYFNHYAREEVIGSGPFRFVSWTLTDKIVVERWDDFPDAARVAPFKRVIYRPQSDRNLGLLLFKKGELDEYWFTPQQFATQSNDEEFERFGVKGWAPARRISRIGWNQDGSNPFFTDVRVRRAMTHAYDQKRVIRDVTYGVYLETDQLWDKEHMGYNPDVPKYPFDLARAGELLDEAGWLPDPDDGWRYKEIGGEKVKFSFELELAQTFADAVKMADIYREDLRSIGVELTLRQYENATHEQHLLEHEFQAHADADEVTTDPDQWTIRLHSTSYDNARNYVGYKSDRVDELLERGRREFEPEARAAIYRELAYVVAEDQPFTMMWNYSEIRAFSKRLRGIEFAPSGVFLFQPTPPPGSDWWTSPGWWTHRDDVAAYASGG, from the coding sequence ATGCCCAGCAGATCGCTTCCGCTTCGAACCGCCGCCGTTCTCGTCCTCATCGGGTTCCTGACGCTCCTCGCGGCCGCTTGCACCGGTCCGCTGCCGGAGCGCTCCACGGGTCCCTCGGGCCCGGCATACGACCCCGCTACCGACCCGCTCGTCAACCCACCGACGCTGACCGAGCCGTACCCGTTCGATCGGCCGGAAGTCGTTGCGCGGGACGACACGCTGGTGCGTTACATGCTCGGCGATCCGCGCACGCTGAACCCGATTTTCGCCATCTTCTGGGAGGACTACTACCTCTCGAGCGCGCTGTTTCAGGCGCTGACGACGCGCAACGCGGACATGACGACGGTGTGGAACCAGACCATGGTCGAAGAGGGCGTGATGGCGGACGACTGGAAGAGCGCCCGCGTGCGCATCCGGCCGGGGCTGACCTGGCACGACGGCAGGCCGTGGACGATGCACGACCTGAAGTTCACATACGACATGGTGGCCTCGGACGACGTGCCGGCGGCGATGTACAAGCACGACGTCGACCAGGTCGAGCGGATCGACGTGATCGACGACCTGACGGTCGAGTTTCACTTCAAGGACGCGCTGGTCACGAACATGCTGGCGATGCGGGTCCCGCCGATTCCGCGCCACATCTGGAACAACCCGGAAGAGCTGGCGAACGACCCGACGATGCGGAGCAGCGAGTACTTCAATCACTACGCGCGCGAGGAGGTCATCGGCTCGGGCCCCTTCAGGTTCGTGTCCTGGACCCTGACCGACAAGATCGTCGTCGAACGCTGGGACGACTTCCCCGACGCCGCCCGCGTGGCACCGTTCAAGAGGGTGATCTACCGGCCCCAGAGCGACCGCAACCTCGGTCTGCTCCTGTTCAAGAAGGGAGAGCTCGACGAGTACTGGTTCACGCCGCAGCAGTTCGCCACCCAGAGCAACGACGAGGAGTTCGAGCGGTTCGGCGTCAAGGGCTGGGCGCCGGCGCGGCGTATCTCGAGGATTGGCTGGAACCAGGACGGCAGCAACCCGTTCTTCACCGATGTTCGGGTGCGGCGGGCGATGACCCATGCGTACGACCAGAAGCGGGTGATCCGCGACGTGACCTACGGCGTCTACCTCGAGACGGACCAGCTCTGGGACAAGGAGCACATGGGCTACAACCCGGACGTGCCGAAGTACCCGTTCGATCTCGCGCGCGCCGGCGAGTTGCTGGACGAGGCCGGTTGGCTACCGGACCCTGACGACGGCTGGCGCTACAAGGAGATCGGCGGCGAGAAGGTCAAGTTCTCGTTCGAGCTCGAGCTCGCGCAGACCTTCGCCGATGCGGTCAAGATGGCCGACATCTACCGCGAGGATCTGCGGAGCATCGGCGTCGAGCTAACGCTCCGCCAGTACGAGAACGCGACCCACGAACAGCACCTGCTGGAACACGAGTTCCAGGCCCATGCCGACGCCGACGAGGTGACCACCGACCCGGACCAGTGGACGATCCGGCTGCACTCGACCAGCTACGACAACGCCCGCAACTACGTCGGCTACAAGAGCGACCGGGTCGATGAGTTGCTGGAACGCGGCCGGCGCGAGTTCGAGCCGGAGGCTCGCGCCGCGATCTACCGCGAACTGGCCTACGTCGTCGCCGAGGATCAGCCGTTCACGATGATGTGGAACTACTCCGAGATCCGCGCCTTCAGCAAGCGCCTCCGCGGCATCGAGTTCGCGCCCTCCGGCGTCTTCCTGTTCCAGCCGACTCCGCCCCCCGGCAGCGACTGGTGGACCAGCCCCGGCTGGTGGACGCACCGCGACGACGTCGCCGCGTACGCCTCCGGCGGCTGA
- a CDS encoding type II toxin-antitoxin system PrlF family antitoxin — protein MKVQQPTRLPESTITSRGQTTLPKQVREALDLKAGDKVRYLICDGEVRIAPVLPIERLHGILKYDGPPMSLEDIERGIIEGACRSALGDDWSPETPEEAERVAVGGAGRK, from the coding sequence ATGAAAGTACAGCAGCCAACTCGCTTGCCGGAATCGACGATTACTTCCCGGGGGCAGACGACCCTTCCCAAGCAGGTGCGCGAAGCGCTTGACCTGAAGGCGGGGGACAAAGTGCGCTACCTCATCTGCGACGGGGAGGTCCGCATCGCGCCTGTATTGCCGATCGAGCGGCTGCACGGCATTCTGAAGTACGACGGCCCCCCCATGAGCCTGGAGGACATCGAGAGAGGGATCATCGAGGGGGCCTGCCGCAGTGCGCTGGGGGACGACTGGTCGCCGGAAACGCCAGAGGAAGCGGAACGGGTCGCCGTCGGAGGCGCCGGTCGTAAGTGA
- a CDS encoding type II toxin-antitoxin system VapC family toxin has product MIALDTNVLLRFFLRDDEEQGEAAEKLMLQLTLDEPGFVSREVLVELVWALEYTFRFGRERIASFLDQLVHVAAVEIESASDVVEATGGYRRGGADFADRMIAAAARRAGAVPLYTFDRKAARLPGVTLLEPG; this is encoded by the coding sequence GTGATCGCTCTCGACACGAATGTCCTCCTTCGGTTCTTCCTCCGGGACGACGAGGAGCAGGGGGAAGCGGCGGAGAAGCTGATGCTGCAGTTGACGCTCGACGAGCCGGGGTTCGTCAGTCGAGAGGTTCTGGTCGAGCTGGTTTGGGCACTGGAGTACACCTTCCGTTTTGGGCGAGAGCGGATCGCAAGCTTCCTCGATCAACTCGTCCACGTTGCGGCGGTCGAGATCGAAAGCGCGAGCGACGTAGTGGAGGCCACAGGCGGCTATCGTCGTGGCGGCGCCGACTTCGCCGACCGGATGATCGCGGCCGCGGCTCGACGGGCCGGGGCGGTGCCGCTTTACACCTTCGACCGGAAGGCGGCGCGGCTGCCGGGGGTCACTCTGCTGGAGCCTGGCTAG
- a CDS encoding glutathione S-transferase has product MPQALTLVIGNKNYSSWSLRPWALMTELGIPFAERMLKFDSEDWEANIGRLSPTRLVPVLWEGDPGSGFATFDTSAIVERLADLYPDRGLWPADPRARARARSLVANFHSGYAALRSAMPMNIRSHHPGKGHEPEVIADIERLTALWGDARAEFGTRSPYLFGNFSAADACFLPVASRFATYDPPLDREAQDYCRALLDTMAMREWSRAARLETEFVPMDEPYADPP; this is encoded by the coding sequence ATGCCGCAAGCGCTCACCCTCGTCATCGGCAACAAGAACTACTCGTCGTGGTCGCTTCGGCCGTGGGCCCTGATGACCGAACTCGGCATCCCGTTCGCCGAGCGGATGTTGAAGTTCGACTCGGAGGACTGGGAGGCGAACATCGGACGCCTGTCTCCTACGCGCCTCGTACCCGTGCTCTGGGAGGGCGATCCGGGGAGCGGCTTCGCCACCTTTGACACCTCGGCGATCGTCGAGCGGCTGGCCGACCTCTATCCGGACCGTGGCCTCTGGCCGGCGGATCCGCGAGCCCGGGCCCGCGCCCGGTCCCTGGTCGCGAACTTCCACTCCGGCTACGCGGCGCTGCGCTCGGCGATGCCGATGAACATCCGCTCGCACCACCCGGGTAAGGGACACGAGCCGGAAGTCATCGCCGATATCGAACGGCTGACCGCCCTTTGGGGCGATGCCCGCGCCGAGTTCGGCACGCGGAGTCCGTACCTGTTCGGCAACTTCTCGGCCGCCGACGCCTGCTTTCTGCCGGTCGCGTCGCGGTTCGCCACCTACGATCCTCCGCTGGACCGCGAAGCCCAGGACTACTGCCGCGCCCTGCTCGACACGATGGCGATGCGCGAGTGGAGCCGGGCAGCCCGGCTGGAGACGGAGTTCGTGCCCATGGACGAGCCCTACGCCGATCCTCCCTGA
- a CDS encoding M28 family peptidase produces MSAAHPGGHRARHRRKALAALCACMALACSNIAAPGPESPPIPAEPRQGPLTGLLDDLGRIVGRETVDRGDELLGMFRERGLDPEVHEFPATASERQPRVTGKNLIATVGEGPRDIVVGAHYDVARLQDGTVVGGAVDNGAASVVLTRVAESLKRHELSHRVRVVLFDLEEAGLLGSQAYVQAEDTARVAAMVNVDVVVGDETLMYGPTSHEGNDTVYRSLRVACATSELTCMGFPRYPPSDDRPFQAAGIPNVSVAVNDAAASHQMWLALNLGAQSGLREGFVPEVFRIIHSSRDTIEHVSEAAMNHLHDLVVALVLELDRSL; encoded by the coding sequence ATGAGCGCAGCGCACCCCGGCGGCCACCGCGCCCGCCACCGCCGGAAGGCACTCGCCGCGCTGTGCGCCTGCATGGCGCTGGCGTGCTCCAACATCGCCGCCCCGGGCCCGGAAAGCCCGCCGATCCCGGCAGAACCGCGGCAAGGCCCGCTGACCGGCCTGCTCGACGATCTGGGTCGGATCGTCGGCCGCGAGACGGTGGATCGCGGAGACGAGTTGCTCGGCATGTTTCGTGAGCGGGGGCTCGATCCTGAAGTACATGAATTCCCGGCTACGGCGAGTGAACGGCAACCGCGAGTAACAGGGAAGAACCTGATCGCCACGGTCGGCGAAGGACCTCGCGACATCGTGGTCGGCGCGCACTACGACGTGGCTCGGCTCCAGGACGGCACGGTCGTCGGGGGCGCCGTGGACAACGGCGCGGCCTCGGTCGTCCTCACCAGGGTCGCGGAGTCCCTGAAACGACACGAGTTGAGCCACCGCGTCCGGGTCGTTCTCTTCGACCTCGAGGAAGCCGGGCTCCTCGGCTCTCAGGCCTACGTCCAGGCGGAAGACACCGCCCGTGTCGCCGCCATGGTCAACGTCGACGTGGTCGTCGGCGACGAGACGTTGATGTACGGACCGACGTCCCACGAGGGAAACGACACGGTCTACCGGAGCCTCCGCGTCGCCTGCGCCACGAGCGAGCTCACGTGCATGGGTTTCCCCCGCTATCCCCCGAGCGACGATCGTCCCTTTCAGGCCGCGGGAATCCCCAACGTCTCGGTCGCCGTGAACGACGCCGCTGCGTCGCATCAGATGTGGCTCGCGCTGAACCTGGGCGCTCAGTCCGGGCTCCGCGAGGGCTTCGTGCCCGAGGTCTTCCGGATCATCCACTCGAGCAGAGACACAATCGAGCACGTCAGTGAAGCTGCGATGAACCACCTTCACGACCTGGTCGTGGCGCTTGTGCTTGAGTTGGACCGGTCTCTGTAA
- a CDS encoding phytanoyl-CoA dioxygenase family protein translates to MQKLTQAQREQWAIDGYIRVEQALSPEQVAFFDAELDRVRQLPGWEPNPDGPLGHYAWLDHAVDRDPEGFMDRRVLLHYDQAFLDLMDASPVFDLVTDIMGPYVVLSMSQAIVRPVNPRWPGYTHTDGGEALRRIRVTETSLPLAMKGMYLLSDITDDDSGNFTVFPGSHMRPFPDRPYPAPGPKTPGAVQLKGKAGDCILFPHSLWHGPSVNASPRARKTILYNYCQLFLRTYDPEPTPEVLERCTPRQRRLLGDLGYDFRPGSYFYAPQDQVEVIAGEGA, encoded by the coding sequence ATGCAGAAACTGACCCAGGCCCAACGCGAACAGTGGGCGATCGACGGCTACATCCGCGTCGAACAGGCCCTGTCACCTGAGCAGGTCGCGTTCTTCGACGCCGAACTCGACCGTGTCCGGCAGCTCCCGGGCTGGGAGCCGAACCCCGACGGACCGCTCGGCCACTACGCCTGGCTCGACCACGCCGTCGACCGCGACCCTGAGGGCTTCATGGACCGCCGGGTCCTGCTCCACTACGACCAGGCGTTCCTCGACCTGATGGACGCCTCGCCCGTCTTCGACCTGGTCACCGACATCATGGGCCCATACGTCGTGCTCAGCATGAGCCAGGCGATCGTGCGGCCGGTCAATCCCAGGTGGCCCGGCTACACCCACACCGACGGCGGCGAGGCGCTCCGCCGCATCCGGGTCACCGAAACCAGCCTGCCGCTGGCGATGAAGGGGATGTACCTGCTCTCCGACATCACGGACGACGACAGCGGCAACTTCACCGTCTTCCCCGGGAGCCACATGCGCCCGTTCCCCGATCGGCCCTACCCGGCGCCGGGGCCGAAGACGCCGGGCGCTGTCCAGCTCAAGGGCAAGGCAGGCGACTGCATCCTCTTCCCGCACTCGCTCTGGCACGGCCCGTCCGTCAACGCGTCGCCACGCGCACGCAAGACGATCCTCTACAACTACTGCCAGTTGTTCCTGCGCACCTACGACCCGGAGCCCACCCCCGAAGTCCTGGAGCGCTGCACGCCGCGGCAGCGACGCCTGCTCGGCGACCTCGGCTACGACTTCCGGCCGGGCTCGTACTTCTACGCGCCGCAGGACCAGGTCGAGGTGATCGCCGGCGAGGGCGCCTGA
- a CDS encoding M48 family metallopeptidase, with the protein MTSVPCHYYDGRTSARREAELTTTPDGILIVTIDGIKSRLLYAMTEVRIPNRIANTPRHLLLPDGALCEVRDNDGLDVMRDRAESQPPSRARRFERLLHRLDSTWRGAAVALAVTAAILYSFTEWGAPAVATVMVAITPPEAEAVIGDNLLAMLPILGVLDSSELESSRQNELRAIAEAMGREAGLEDLDLQFFAAPGLGPNAFALPGNTVVLTDELIALAEHDEEITAVLAHEVGHVAGRHVMRGLAQTSSMLVIWTAFTGDASLAALSILGPDHLIAQRYSRTFERQADQFAIEYLLRNDIPPTRLGDVLQRLEEAHADSGVPNWLASHPGTEERRRQAQDAAEGIREGSEVLE; encoded by the coding sequence ATGACTTCCGTTCCCTGCCACTACTACGACGGGCGGACATCCGCCCGAAGGGAAGCCGAGCTGACGACGACTCCCGACGGGATCCTCATCGTCACCATCGACGGCATCAAGTCGCGTCTTCTCTACGCCATGACCGAGGTCCGGATTCCCAACCGCATCGCAAACACGCCCCGGCATCTGCTCCTGCCGGACGGGGCGCTCTGCGAAGTCCGTGACAACGACGGACTGGACGTGATGCGGGATCGGGCGGAAAGCCAGCCACCCTCTCGCGCCCGACGCTTCGAACGCCTGCTCCATCGGCTCGACAGCACCTGGCGCGGAGCGGCTGTCGCCCTCGCCGTCACCGCCGCGATCCTCTACTCCTTCACGGAATGGGGAGCGCCGGCCGTGGCCACGGTCATGGTCGCGATCACACCTCCCGAGGCCGAGGCGGTCATCGGCGACAACCTCCTGGCGATGCTCCCCATACTCGGAGTCCTCGATTCGTCGGAACTCGAGTCAAGCCGCCAGAACGAACTCCGGGCTATCGCAGAAGCGATGGGTCGGGAAGCGGGCCTTGAGGACCTGGACCTCCAGTTCTTCGCCGCGCCCGGTCTGGGGCCAAACGCCTTCGCCCTGCCGGGAAACACCGTCGTTCTCACGGATGAACTGATCGCCCTGGCCGAACACGACGAGGAGATCACTGCGGTACTGGCCCACGAAGTGGGTCACGTGGCCGGCCGGCACGTGATGCGCGGACTGGCCCAGACATCCTCGATGCTCGTCATCTGGACAGCCTTCACCGGCGATGCGTCGCTCGCCGCGCTGTCCATCCTGGGACCGGACCACCTGATCGCCCAGCGCTACTCGCGTACATTTGAACGTCAGGCCGACCAGTTCGCTATCGAGTACCTGCTTCGGAACGACATCCCGCCGACTCGACTCGGAGACGTCCTCCAGCGCCTTGAAGAGGCCCATGCCGACTCCGGCGTTCCGAACTGGCTGGCGAGCCACCCAGGCACCGAGGAACGCCGGCGGCAGGCCCAGGACGCCGCCGAAGGGATCCGCGAGGGCTCGGAGGTCCTCGAGTGA
- a CDS encoding YjgN family protein, with product MSQARALRFTADGWEYFRVWIVNVALTLLTLGIYSAWAKVRARRYLYGNVWLGDDAFDYTANPVAILRGRLLLLLVLVPVSLAQRISIVYYYAALLILMPLVPWVVVRARSFHMRNSRYRGIAFDFQGKYWDAAVWYPLSWAASIVTLGLARPLTVRQRDDFLVTESRFGSTPFSFVGRIRPYYKAYLTTAVVLFLLYVGGVFGLFLLMAAISLGASPDNGASALDMRLFFAGSLAIAAAATLFILAYLRTRLLSYRWSNTRLRENEFRLDLSFPRMLWLYASNAALIVATFGLFVPFARIRVLRYVVDQCQVMQKEGPETFEAGETQRVAATGAEAAGEFGLEIGI from the coding sequence ATGTCCCAGGCCCGGGCGCTGCGCTTCACCGCGGACGGCTGGGAGTACTTCCGCGTCTGGATCGTCAACGTCGCGCTGACGCTGCTGACCCTCGGCATCTACTCGGCCTGGGCGAAGGTGCGAGCGCGACGCTACCTGTACGGCAACGTATGGCTCGGCGACGACGCCTTCGACTACACGGCGAACCCGGTTGCGATCCTGCGGGGCCGGCTGCTGCTCCTCCTCGTCCTCGTGCCGGTCTCGCTGGCCCAGCGCATCTCCATCGTGTACTACTACGCCGCCCTCCTCATTCTCATGCCGCTAGTGCCGTGGGTCGTGGTCCGGGCCCGGTCCTTCCACATGCGCAACTCCAGATATCGGGGCATCGCCTTTGACTTTCAGGGCAAGTACTGGGACGCCGCCGTCTGGTATCCGCTGTCCTGGGCCGCTTCGATCGTCACTCTCGGCCTGGCGAGACCCCTTACCGTGCGGCAGCGTGACGATTTCCTGGTCACCGAGTCCAGGTTCGGCAGCACGCCGTTCAGCTTCGTTGGACGGATCCGCCCCTACTACAAGGCGTATCTCACTACCGCGGTCGTCCTCTTCCTTCTCTACGTCGGTGGTGTCTTCGGCCTCTTCCTCCTGATGGCCGCGATCAGTCTTGGCGCGAGTCCGGACAACGGCGCCTCGGCCCTCGACATGAGGTTGTTCTTTGCAGGCTCGCTTGCCATAGCGGCAGCCGCCACCCTGTTCATCCTCGCCTACCTGCGAACCCGCCTGCTCAGCTACCGCTGGAGCAACACCCGCCTCCGCGAGAACGAGTTCCGGCTCGACCTCTCCTTTCCGAGGATGCTCTGGCTGTATGCGAGCAACGCAGCGTTGATCGTCGCCACGTTCGGGCTTTTCGTGCCCTTCGCGCGGATCCGGGTACTGCGCTACGTCGTGGATCAGTGCCAAGTGATGCAGAAGGAAGGCCCCGAGACCTTCGAAGCGGGCGAGACACAGCGCGTCGCCGCCACTGGCGCGGAGGCGGCCGGCGAGTTCGGCCTGGAAATAGGGATATGA
- a CDS encoding TonB-dependent receptor yields the protein MPIPPAASMTRRPAGRPRDRVFLLAAAFAGALLASASFAAADASNDDGADPVEDPALAETIVVTAARAEQELGQVTASVSVLSGDELRASASLALDDTMRRVPGFSLFRRNSSMVAHPTSQGVSLRGIGPSGVSRTLVLLDGLPLNDPFGGWIYWGRVGRESLDRIEVVRGGGSSLWGNSALGGVIHLVTATPSEAGPGLSLSALAGDHGVLSGDAWFGQGFESASLTLSARSFDMDGYPVVRDDQRGPIDVDAFSEQTSVGGRLAFSAGGSVQVGIGGDNLSEDRGNGTPLTGNDTDLTSLRLSADVVSGRGDTWTIRGFTHEQEFASRFSAQQVDRSSERPALDQFLVDSEATGLGAQWEGEVGNGLWVAGAEWRTVDGATNEDFFYTTQFNRRRTAGGDQSITGAYVQRRADFGDRLTLELGARIDRWSSGSGSRLEINKADGSIRRDDMFEDREETAASPRIGFLYALDLGWSLRGSVYGSFRAPTVNELYRPFRVRNDITEANEALEPERLSGIEFGAVRYEGGSRLSLNAFLNRVENPIANVTLASIASSRFFRPCGFVPGGGSCRQRLNLDRTRIQGLEAELRQRLGDYWRLDVSYLYSNAEVDSAAEFPELEGKRLAQTPEQSASLGLEYSNPEVLQARLGLRFVGEQYEDDLNTRPLSSFAVVDLSAARALSDRWHVFAGLENLLDEEVQVGISGTGLVTIGAPRMVHVGVRHVLNP from the coding sequence ATGCCGATCCCGCCTGCCGCCTCGATGACGCGAAGGCCTGCCGGCCGTCCTCGCGATCGCGTCTTCCTCCTCGCCGCTGCGTTCGCCGGCGCGCTCCTCGCCTCGGCGTCGTTCGCGGCCGCGGACGCTTCGAACGATGACGGTGCCGACCCGGTCGAGGACCCTGCCCTTGCAGAGACGATCGTCGTCACCGCGGCCCGGGCCGAGCAGGAACTCGGCCAGGTCACCGCCAGCGTGTCGGTGCTGTCCGGCGACGAGCTCCGGGCCAGCGCTTCGCTTGCCCTGGACGACACGATGCGCCGTGTGCCCGGCTTCAGCCTCTTTCGCCGCAACAGCTCGATGGTCGCCCACCCGACCAGCCAGGGCGTCTCGCTGCGCGGTATTGGACCCAGCGGCGTCAGTCGCACCCTGGTGCTGCTCGACGGCCTTCCACTCAACGATCCGTTCGGCGGCTGGATCTACTGGGGACGGGTCGGTCGCGAGAGCCTGGACCGGATCGAGGTCGTGCGCGGCGGCGGCTCGAGTCTCTGGGGAAACTCCGCCCTGGGCGGCGTGATCCACCTGGTCACGGCGACCCCTTCGGAAGCGGGTCCCGGGCTGAGCCTCTCGGCGCTCGCCGGCGACCACGGCGTACTGTCTGGCGACGCCTGGTTCGGGCAGGGGTTCGAGAGCGCGTCGTTGACCCTGTCGGCGAGGAGCTTCGACATGGACGGCTACCCGGTCGTACGCGACGACCAGCGCGGCCCGATCGACGTCGACGCGTTCTCCGAGCAGACGAGCGTCGGCGGCCGGCTGGCGTTCTCCGCGGGCGGGTCCGTGCAGGTCGGCATCGGCGGCGACAATCTCTCCGAAGACCGCGGCAACGGCACGCCGCTCACCGGCAACGACACGGACCTCACCTCGTTGCGTTTGAGCGCGGATGTCGTCAGCGGCCGGGGCGATACGTGGACGATCCGCGGCTTCACTCACGAGCAGGAGTTCGCCAGCCGGTTCAGCGCCCAGCAGGTCGACCGGTCGTCCGAGCGGCCGGCCCTCGATCAGTTCCTCGTCGACTCCGAGGCCACGGGCCTCGGTGCGCAGTGGGAGGGTGAAGTCGGCAACGGCCTGTGGGTCGCCGGCGCCGAGTGGCGCACGGTCGACGGTGCGACGAACGAGGACTTCTTCTACACAACGCAGTTCAACCGGCGCCGCACGGCCGGCGGCGACCAGTCGATCACGGGCGCCTACGTGCAGCGCCGCGCGGACTTCGGCGACCGCCTGACGCTGGAGCTCGGCGCCCGCATCGACCGCTGGAGCTCGGGATCAGGCAGCCGGCTGGAGATCAACAAGGCGGACGGCTCGATTCGCCGCGATGACATGTTCGAGGATCGGGAGGAGACGGCGGCGTCGCCGCGGATCGGTTTCCTCTACGCACTCGACCTCGGCTGGAGCCTGCGCGGCTCGGTCTACGGGTCGTTCCGGGCGCCGACCGTCAACGAGCTCTACCGTCCGTTCCGGGTCCGCAACGACATCACGGAAGCGAACGAGGCGCTCGAACCGGAGCGGCTCTCCGGCATCGAGTTCGGCGCCGTGCGCTACGAGGGCGGCTCGCGGCTGTCGCTGAACGCCTTCCTCAACAGGGTCGAGAACCCGATCGCCAACGTGACGCTCGCGTCGATCGCGAGCAGCCGGTTCTTCCGGCCCTGCGGCTTCGTGCCCGGCGGCGGATCCTGCCGGCAGCGGCTCAACCTGGACCGGACCCGCATTCAGGGCCTCGAGGCGGAGCTTCGCCAGCGGCTCGGCGACTACTGGCGGCTCGATGTCTCCTACCTCTACAGCAACGCCGAAGTCGACAGCGCCGCCGAGTTCCCGGAACTCGAGGGGAAGCGGCTGGCGCAGACGCCCGAGCAGTCGGCGAGCCTCGGCCTCGAATACTCGAACCCCGAGGTCCTCCAGGCGCGTCTCGGACTTCGGTTCGTCGGCGAGCAGTACGAGGACGATCTGAACACGAGGCCGCTGTCCAGTTTCGCCGTCGTGGACCTGAGCGCCGCCCGTGCGCTCAGTGACCGCTGGCATGTCTTCGCCGGTCTCGAGAACCTGCTCGACGAGGAAGTGCAGGTCGGTATCTCCGGTACCGGGCTGGTCACGATCGGCGCCCCCCGCATGGTGCATGTCGGAGTGCGCCACGTTCTGAACCCCTGA